A segment of the Kluyveromyces marxianus DMKU3-1042 DNA, complete genome, chromosome 5 genome:
TATTGCTCGAGGAAATAGGTAATTTGGGTTCTTTGCAAGCTTTTTTGGTACAGGGGtatcaatattattatgtCACAATCTACAGGAGTGGCAAGACCGAAACCTTGGGAACAAAAAGCTGCTCAAGATGCTGTAGTTTCTGATGGAGGATTGACAGATAAGGGAAATGCGCTGACTGCTGCGAGTAATGAGCCAGTTTTACCTTCAAGACCTTCAGGTCTGGATAGTGAAGGGCTAGATTCTACAAATGGGTCTTCTATGCTGCGAAATGGGATGTCTGGAATGTCTGGGATGTCTGGAATGTCTGGTTATGGCAGTTCTTTGTATGGCGGTGGATATGGAATGGGATCGATGTTTGGAGGTGGATTGGGTTCCATGTACGGAGGTGGATATGGTATGGGATCTATGTATGGAGGTGGGTTAGGATCTATGTATGGAGGTGGCTATGGCTCTGCTTATGGAATGAATGGAATGAACGGGAATGGCGGGCCTTCTGGTATTGCGGAGTCTACACAAGCTACTTTCCAGTTAATCGAGGGACTCATAGGAGCTGTGGCTGGATTTGCACAGATGTTAGAAGCTACATACATGGCAACCCATAATTCATTTTTCACAATGATAACTGTTGCTGAACAATTCCAGTACATGAAGGAACTTTTaggttctttctttggaatatttgCAATTATCAAGtttatcaagaagatcttGTATAAAGTTACAGGAGGGAAAATGGGCGTTGTCCCATCTAAAAAGCAAATAAACGGTGCTCATGGTCAAGGTCAGTCTTCTGATCTTTCGAAGAAATTAGTCGAGGAATTTAATGCCAAGAGAGGCCAAGACGGTGTAAATAAGAAGGGCAAGAGAATATCGTGGAAACCTTTGATCATGTTCCTGGCCGCTGTATTTGGATTCCCGTATCTCTTGAATAAATTTATTCAAAagttacaacaacaacagagaaagaaactAACTGGAACGATGAACCAACGCACGCTAGACCCTAATAATTTAGAGTTCGCTAGAGCCATCTATGATTTCGTTCCAGAAAATCCCAGGATCGAATGtgctttgaagaagggCGAATTAATGGCCATAATATCCAAACAAGATCCAATGGGAAATAATTCAGAATGGTGGAAAGTCCGGACTAAACAAGGGAATATCGGGTATGTTCCTTATAACTACCTTGAATTAATCAAAAAGCGCAAGCCAGCAGATCCTACCACTCCAAAGGAGCAGACGCCAACAAAATCAAGAGCGGAAACACCAGGAGCCACATCTCAGATCCAGGCATAAGTTCTTGTATAGTAAGTATACCACTTGGAgcaaaatgaaattactTATTTTAATCAGAGGAAAAATAGAATAGTATTTATTGCATTGCATACCATAATGGAGTCCTGTCCATTATAGATGAGAGGAGggaagaaattaaaactAAACTAATGCTAAGCTTTACATAGTGACATAACCCCTCAACGACGCCAAGCCattacaaagaaaaatcacCTATTAATGCTTTTTCTCGAATTCATCTAGCTTTTCTTTGCCTCTAGCAACAGACTCTCTGCCCTTGGCCTCTAAGTGTTCCTTACCTTGTTCGGCCTTTTCTTTGGCGTCAGCACTAGTTTTTGAGAAGATAttcttcaccttctctTCAGCCTGTTGGATATTCTCTCCAACTTTGTGAGATGCTTCTTCTGTCTTTTCAAGACCTTCTGCAGCAGCCTGTCCGACTTTTTTATTCACATCTTCCAAGGTCTGCTTAATCGTGGATTTTGAGTCACCACTGGAATTGTATAGAGAACGACTCAATGTAACGTTACTCACTGTTGTAGCATTAGTGAATATTCTGGATGCGGCTGGGGATCTGGAACCCCTGTATATAGTCTTTGTAATCATCATATTCGTCTTTTTAGTGTAGCTAGCTATCTGTTCAACAATAATCGTCTGGATATATTGCTCgttatttctttgtattAGACTAATCATTCACATGACTCTTCTAGATATATGATTGATGACTCCCGAACAAATTCACATCTCTACagtctatatatataaccCTTTATGAATGCACATTTGTATTAGAGCAGAGTCAATTGAGTTTGCTCTGAGATATCAGTCAGTCGGATCGAGGTGGAGGCTGGCTACATACCCCTTCCTTCTCATCGCAAAGAACCGGCTTTCTTTACGccatacatacatactATAATTACATAAGAAACGTCCCTAAAGGTACCAAATGGTACGATGGAA
Coding sequences within it:
- the PEX13 gene encoding peroxin PEX13 — translated: MSQSTGVARPKPWEQKAAQDAVVSDGGLTDKGNALTAASNEPVLPSRPSGLDSEGLDSTNGSSMLRNGMSGMSGMSGMSGYGSSLYGGGYGMGSMFGGGLGSMYGGGYGMGSMYGGGLGSMYGGGYGSAYGMNGMNGNGGPSGIAESTQATFQLIEGLIGAVAGFAQMLEATYMATHNSFFTMITVAEQFQYMKELLGSFFGIFAIIKFIKKILYKVTGGKMGVVPSKKQINGAHGQGQSSDLSKKLVEEFNAKRGQDGVNKKGKRISWKPLIMFLAAVFGFPYLLNKFIQKLQQQQRKKLTGTMNQRTLDPNNLEFARAIYDFVPENPRIECALKKGELMAIISKQDPMGNNSEWWKVRTKQGNIGYVPYNYLELIKKRKPADPTTPKEQTPTKSRAETPGATSQIQA